From the Fuerstiella sp. genome, the window AATGCAAACACTACACGGCAACCAGCCTGAATTGCTTTCTTCACAACCGTCAGCCAGTAGACAACAGTGCCGAAGCTGCGGTCGTAATCGATCAGCAGTGACCCACCGCCAATGACGACAACATCAAACTTCCGCAGCTGTACTGAATCGACTTCGTCGATCAATTGCACAGACGTGTTGTTCTCTGCCAGCCATTGTGGAATTTCCTGGTTGGCGAAGTCACGGCCCGGGCAAAACAATGTGATGTCACCGGCAAGGTGATTCAGAAGAACCGTTGCAATGAGATCATCGCCCAGATTCGCGACGCCGCCGTAACTGAATAAGGCGATTTGCGGAACATTCATGTCAGAGTTGCCTGATGCGTTGCGTGGCACCATGACGCCGGATCCATCGGGTCCTGCACGTCTAACATAGTACGAATCACATTGTCCAGGTCACCGGAATTCACCCCATTGAGCTGTGTCGCAGTATCGTCATTGATTTCAAATGTTTCATCATTATAGAGACGGAACGGAAAGTAGGCACAGAAGAAAAAATAGTAGGCAAAGTGACGCGCACGTTGGACTCGATCTTCTGGCAAATCTTCTGCAAACGTCTGATTCAGGAAATCGAAATATTTTGTCGGAGTCACCGGATCAAATGTGAAGCCTTTCCGACGATAGAATGAATCACCACCGACAACGACATCTTTGCCCCGCGCTGCTGCCTCGAGTCCCATTTTGGAAGAATAAACCACAATCAGATCTGCCAGATCCATCAGACGATAGGAACAGAGCGGGTCATCGGGCGCTACCAGTGAAACATTTTTGGGGAGAGCTCCCAGCGCTGTTTCGATGACAGTCGCTGCTGTAGCAGTCGTCTTCACCGGCAGCCGAAGTTCGGCCGGGTGCGCCCGGACGACAAAATGTGTGGAAGGAAAGTCGTGGGCTTTTCTGACCGTCTCGATTAGCCAATCACTGGACGTCGGAAAGACAGCGTCCTGTTCAGCCATGGCGGCATCCCAGAAAATGTTGGGAAAAATGGCGACTGTTTTGTCCGCACCGATTAATTTCGATTGTGAAGTGATTCGCGATACGTTTTGTGATGACCGTGGGTTGTACCGGATGTGATCTTGGTCCCCTTTTGTTCTGCTTTGCAGGTATTGAGTGAGCTGTGCGTCCTGTGCTTCGGTGTACGGAATTGTTCGACGGATGTCGTCCATCCCGGTTCGTTTGATGGAGTCCCATGCTGTTTCGTTCCTGCTGAACATAATGGTGTTCTTGCGGTACGCTCGCGCTATGATGTAGGCAGGGATGTTCATTTTACGGGCCACCGCCAGGACGGGGCCAAATGTGACGTAGATTCCATGGCTGAGTTGAATGACCGTTGGTCGGAAACGCTCAATGAGTCTGTACGTGACCTCGGTTGTGACGATAGCGGCAAGTGCGTAGCGGTGCAGGAGTTCAGTGCCGGATTCGTTGTCCGGGATTTCTGTGCCGGTGATGAAACGCAGTAATGAACTGTAAACGAAAGTCGACAGGTCAATATTGCGATAAGTAAGCGAACTTAGGTTCTCCGGTGTGACATCGGCAGCAATATTTTTGAGTACTGCGATCTCATCCTCAGAAATCACCTCGTCGTATGTGACCAGAGGGATCGAAAATCCCTGCTGCCACATTTCTGTACAGGTCCGTACACAGGATTCACAAGTGATCAAATCCATCGTTTCTCGCACTCGATTGTCGCACGCTGGCAGGATCGAGTTACAAACGGCGGCCAGCACCGTAGCCCCACGCTGTTGAAAGCCCCGACCAACAAGGCCTTCAACCGTATTTGGATAGCCCGCTCCCCGAACCGGAAACTGCAAGAGTCGGTGCTCACCGGCGAAGTTCGTAACTTCGCCGGCGCCGTTCATGGCGCGTCGAACGGACTCCCATGGCCGCAGTCTGATCGTCGGAAAACCGAGACGTCCGGAAAGTGAGCGGTCATAGACAGCTCTGGCTCCATTAAGGAGTCCAAATTGGCGCAACAGAAAACTCAGAGAATTCTTTATCTTCACGATTCGATTTCAGATGGTGATTCTGAGCATTCAGATGTCGAGAATGTCAGAGATTGACCAATGTGAGTTAACGGTGAGTGACCTTGCTCGAATGGACTGTTTGTCAGCAGCGACCAGTACCTGGACAGTATTTGAATTCGTTTTGCCGTCAGTGTCTGGACGTGACTCAATTCTTAATCAATCGAAAGATTTTACCGATTTCGGCCACCGTTTGTGGGGCAAGCAGCCAGATGATTGTTCCGCTGACAAGAACAATCTGTAGTACCCGGAGGGCCAATATCAACCAGGCGTGGATTCCGCTGTATTCGAAACGGAGTGTTCCCCATGCCAGGTCACACAGCGCGGCTGTCAGAATTGCCGCAAACGGGAGACACAGGTCCCTGGAAAGTGAGCGAATTGGAACTTTGAATAATCGGGTTCCCCATACTAGAAGAATCAGGTTTCCAATTGCCTCAACAGTGACAACCCACATTGCACAGGTCAAAATTGACTGCTGTGTTATTCCAAGCCAGATCAGACCCATTCCAATTAGTGTGACTCTGATGCTTCCTTCAATCAGGGACGGTTTGAAAATCGCTCGTGCAAGAAATGCTGAGCTGAATACAAGATTGGCCGGGATAAACAGTGCCCCAACAGTGAACGCCTGCATGATCGGACTGGTGTCCTGCCATTTGTGTCCAAAAATCAGTGGGACCATTTGGGGTATAGTCAGGAACAGGCAGGCTGCCAGTGGGTAAGTCACAATGGCCAATACAGGAATGGTGCGAACAATAGACGACCGTAACCCTTCCTCTGTCGTGGCTTTTGTGAAAGCCGGAAATAACGCCGAACGTACACTGGTGACAGCCATGCGCATCGGACCCCGCACTCGCTGATATCCAAAGTAGTACAGTCCAAAAACCGGCCTGGAGAAAAAGCGACCGAGGATTGCATAGTCCAGACTTGTGTTCGCAGTTGCCAGACAGAATGTTGCAAATGATTTCGCCGAAACAGAAGCTACGGGCTTTAGATCACTGACCGCGAATCGCAGCGAGGGACGCCAGCGACGGCGCCACAGTATGTAGGGAAACGCCAAGAAACGAGAAACCAGATCCGGAATAATCAAAGTCCAGTATCCGCAGCCGGTTAACGCCATCAGTATGGCGGCGGAAAACGAGACGAACCGCACCGAAATCCACATGAGATTGAGCTCTTTGAAGCGTAGTTCTCGCTGCATCATCGCGACAGGCACGACCATTGCACAATTGAGCCAGATACCGGTTCCGAGTGCTGTGACCAGCCATATCAATCGCGTGTCACCGTAGAATTCAGCCAGGAAGGTGGATGTGGCTGCCAGACACAAAGCCAGTAGAAGACCAACGAGAAACTGAAGGGTAAATATGCTCTCCACGGTGTTCCGACTCAGGTGCCGGGCCTGGACTATAGCCGTACCAAATCCGA encodes:
- a CDS encoding oligosaccharide flippase family protein: MSAESANPVSSIKDKAVRGVAWNFLNAGSGFTMQLVRAVVLARLLSRTDYGLTGKAVAATFVATLFTNIGFGTAIVQARHLSRNTVESIFTLQFLVGLLLALCLAATSTFLAEFYGDTRLIWLVTALGTGIWLNCAMVVPVAMMQRELRFKELNLMWISVRFVSFSAAILMALTGCGYWTLIIPDLVSRFLAFPYILWRRRWRPSLRFAVSDLKPVASVSAKSFATFCLATANTSLDYAILGRFFSRPVFGLYYFGYQRVRGPMRMAVTSVRSALFPAFTKATTEEGLRSSIVRTIPVLAIVTYPLAACLFLTIPQMVPLIFGHKWQDTSPIMQAFTVGALFIPANLVFSSAFLARAIFKPSLIEGSIRVTLIGMGLIWLGITQQSILTCAMWVVTVEAIGNLILLVWGTRLFKVPIRSLSRDLCLPFAAILTAALCDLAWGTLRFEYSGIHAWLILALRVLQIVLVSGTIIWLLAPQTVAEIGKIFRLIKN